The segment ATCAATACTTGTTTATTTCTCTAATAAAATGTGAGCTACTTGAAAGCGTGGCATGTTTCTTGCCCACTGCTTCATTTCTAGCAAATTTAACATTTCTTGGCATAAAGTAGTAAGTAAGAATACCTATTGAGTGCATGAAAGTGTATATGAATGAATTAACTTATTAACATTTAAccataaatattattgaataagTATAATATGTCAAAAAACAAGTGAAACTCCGTGGCAGTCTACATTTTTGAAAGCAGGCATATCTGATAGGTGTAGTTTTGGTCCCTCACACTCATATCTTGTCTCTATACATTGGGTTTTTGgaggttttgttttaatgatgataaaaaaacaaagatgtaaagGTGAAATTATGCAAAGATGCAAAATGGAaggattttcaaattaaattgtCCTGCTAGTTTTTGATTGGCCTTAACAAtatcaaatgaagaaaagattgttctacctctttctctcaaTTCAGCTCTTTCAGAGGACATGGTCATTAAACTTGCGAGTGTGGAATCTGGGCAAAAGGTGAGGCAAAATAAAGTTCTGATGTTTGAGATTTGGAAAGGAAAGGGGTTGCCTATTATGAAAGTCAGAATCATGAGTTAACTGGGTATTAAAAAGtaggaacaggggcacctggctggctcagtcaggaggcagcgacttcagctcaggtcatgatctcatggttcatgagtttgagccccacattgggctctgtgttgatggtgcagagccttcttgggattctctctctctccctctctctcagcccctccccccacctctcaaaatagatacataaactaaaaaaaaaagtaagaacagTTTGGCCAAaagataaggaaatattttttttaagttttatttatttatttgagagagacagagagagagagagagaagagaaagagagacagagaatccaaagcaagctccaggctctgagctgtcagcacagagcctgatgcattgTTCAAAtacatgaatcatgagatcatgaccggagccaaagtcagatgcttaaccaactgagtcatcccgGTGCctgaagaaataatttctataatAAGGTGCAACAGTGTGTAGCCCATGTAAGCAGAGGACTTGTCTATGTCCTAGAATGAGTCAGAGGTTTGATATGAAGCATAGTCGTGTTTGACTATCGGTTCTACCAATTAATAATTTCTTGTCAGAGAATTtctgttttgtaatatttatgatgtggaaactgagaaacAGGGAATAAAATAATCTCCAGTTCCCAAAATTTAAGACACTGTAGATGAATTGTCCGGTACTTATATAGTCCACTgctgaatttaatttctttctttcaaccaaCTATAGGGTAGACATAAATGTTCCAATGCTATTATGGATCCTGGATCATGGaggaaattatatacatatatcttttttcatCTGAGTGATATCACCTTGCTCTGCGACTGAAAAGCTATATGAACCTGAATGCATGGCAGGTTGGAACCAGACAGGGGTGAAGGAATTCCTTCTGGTAGGTTTAACTGAAAACCCTAATTTGCAgatccctctctttttccttttctcccttatttATTCCATCACTCTGGCAGGTAATTGGGGGATGATTATCTTGATCTGGTTAAATACCCAACTTCATACGCCAATGTACTTTTTCCTTAGCAACCTCTCTTTTTGTGATATCTGCTACTCTACTGTCTTTGCTCCAAAGATGTTGGTCAATTTTCTATCAAAACACAAAGCTAGCACATTTTCTGGTTGTGTtctacagagtttcttttttgcAGTTTATGTAACCACAGAGGGCATCCTTCTGTCTATGATGGCTTATGACCGCTATGTGGCAATAGCTAATCCCTTGTCATATACACTCATAATGACCCAAAAGGTTTGTATGCAGATGGTCCTTGCGTCATACTTGGGTGGGCTCATTAATTCGTTGACACACACAATAGGTTTGCTCAAGCTAGATTTCTGTGGTCCTAACATCGTGAATCATTATTTCTGTGACATTCCCCCTCTTCTGAGACTCTCTTGCTCTGATGCCCATAACAATGAGATGCTACTTTTAGTTTTCTCTGGGGTCATTGCAATGTTCACTTTCACTATCATCATGGTCTCTTATACGTGCATCATCATTGCCATCCAGAGAATCCGCTCAGCTGAGGGGAGGCACAAAGCCTTCTCCACTTGCGCCTCTCACCTCACTGCTGTGACCTTATTCTATGGGTCTGTAACCTTTAGTTACATCCAGCCAAGTTCTCAGTATTCTCTGGAACAGGAGAAAGTCTCTGCTGTGTTTTATACATTGGTTATCCCCATGCTGAACCCACTGATTTATAGCTTACG is part of the Felis catus isolate Fca126 chromosome D1, F.catus_Fca126_mat1.0, whole genome shotgun sequence genome and harbors:
- the LOC101081495 gene encoding olfactory receptor 1052-like yields the protein MAGWNQTGVKEFLLVGLTENPNLQIPLFFLFSLIYSITLAGNWGMIILIWLNTQLHTPMYFFLSNLSFCDICYSTVFAPKMLVNFLSKHKASTFSGCVLQSFFFAVYVTTEGILLSMMAYDRYVAIANPLSYTLIMTQKVCMQMVLASYLGGLINSLTHTIGLLKLDFCGPNIVNHYFCDIPPLLRLSCSDAHNNEMLLLVFSGVIAMFTFTIIMVSYTCIIIAIQRIRSAEGRHKAFSTCASHLTAVTLFYGSVTFSYIQPSSQYSLEQEKVSAVFYTLVIPMLNPLIYSLRNKDVKEAAKRSMWWKRTPT